The following coding sequences lie in one Paroedura picta isolate Pp20150507F chromosome 10, Ppicta_v3.0, whole genome shotgun sequence genomic window:
- the CDC25B gene encoding M-phase inducer phosphatase 2 yields MEAARRGARGAAGASPGLLSPVAHLARHMDQLAGLGSDCETPKRRKKFGKAFKQDWSSLDSVSSESSQDSVTSESADSGVGPDSPIEVEAEIFEDVFERAVFESGRVLNSESFPFRRINSLPVRLLGASPLLRNISHSKEFNSSPEDPRALRLRSNAEDEGVVFKKPLRPLGRLSCAGEKEPFAQRPSSAPDLMYCSPQKENVSPGSDSPIFLRRSSLTSFMTDEDDDGFMEIMDEEEGKNGAAVPLGMENLLKAPLVREKEDSGLALMGTSKCRRLFRSPSMPSSVIRPILKRLDRPQDRDTPVKTKRRKSLASSTIPEQAEEPKPRLVRSKSCCPTEIEDILDSDHRELIGDFSKAYVLQTVEGKHQDLKYISPEMMVAVLNGQFSSLIESCMIVDCRYPYEYEGGHIKGAVNLPLEKDAEEFLLKNPIVPFDASKRVIIVFHCEFSSERGPRMCRFVREKDRACNEYPSLHYPEMYILKGGYKEFFPQYQVHCDPQNYRPMHHKDFKEHLRRFRLKSRTWAGEKSKRELYSRLKNC; encoded by the exons ATGGAGGCTGCGCGGCGGGGGGCGCGGGGGGCTGCGGGGGCCTCCCCGGGGCTGCTCTCGCCCGTCGCCCACCTGGCGCGCCACATGGACCAGCTGGCCGGACTCGGCAG TGATTGTGAAACCCCCAAAAGAAGGAAGAAGTTCGGCAAGGCGTTCAAGCAAGACTGGTCTTCGCTGGATTCGGTCTCTTCCGAGTCGTCGCAGGATTCGGTCACGTCTGAGTCTGCAGATTCGG GCGTTGGCCCCGATTCCCCCATCGAGGTGGAGGCAGAGATCTTTGAAGATGT GTTTGAGAGGGCAGTGTTCGAGTCCGGGCGGGTCCTCAACAG TGAATCCTTCCCCTTCAGAAGAATCAACTCATTGCCG GTGAGGCTCCTGGGCGCCAGTCCGCTGCTGCGGAATATCTCTCATTCCAAGGAGTTCAACAGCTCTCCTGAGGACCCCCGGGCCTTGAGGCTCAGAAGCAACGCGGAAGAC GAAGGTGTCGTCTTCAAGAAGCCCCTGCGGCCCCTGGGCAGGCTGTCCTGTGCCGGGGAGAAGGAGCCGTTTGCACAGCGGCCGAGCTCTGCCCCAGACCTCATG TATTGCAGCCCTCAGAAGGAAAACGTAAGCCCGGGGTCCGACAGCCCCATCTTCCTGCGACGTTCCTCCCTGACCTCCTTCATGACCGATGAGGATGACGATGGCTTTATGGAGATTATGGACGAGGAAGAGGGGAAG AATGGTGCAGCTGTTCCTCTGGGCATGGAAAACCTCCTGAAGGCTCCGCtggtgagagagaaggaggaCTCTGGCCTG GCCCTGATGGGGACCAGCAAGTGCCGCCGTCTCTTCCGCTCCCCGTCCATGCCGAGCAGCGTCATCCGGCCCATCCTGAAGCGCTTGGACCGGCCCCAAGACAGAGACACGCCGGTGAAAACGAAGAGGCGGAAGAGCCTGGCCAGCAGCACCATTCCGGAGCAGGCGGAAGAGCCG AAGCCGCGGCTGGTACGCTCCAAATCCTGCTGCCCCACCGAGATCGAGGACATCTTGGACAGCGATCATCGGGAACTGATTGGTGACTTCTCAAAG GCTTATGTTCTGCAGACGGTGGAAGGCAAGCATCAAGATCTCAAGTACATCTCTCCTGAAATG ATGGTGGCCGTGCTGAATGGCCAGTTCAGTAGTCTGATTGAGAGCTGCATGATTGTGGACTGCAGATACCCCTACGAATACGAAGGAGGTCACATCAAG GGCGCGGTCAACCTCCCCCTGGAGAAGGATGCGGAGGAGTTTCTGCTCAAAAACCCCATCGTGCCCTTCGATGCCTCCAAGCGCGTGATCATCGTGTTCCACTGCGAGTTCTCCTCGGAGAGGGGCCCCAGGAT GTGCCGTTTCGTCAGAGAGAAAGACCGCGCCTGCAACGAATACCCTTCTCTGCACTACCCCGAAATGTACATCCTGAAAGGAGGCTATAAAGAGTTCTTCCCCCAGTACCAA GTGCACTGTGACCCCCAGAACTACCGCCCGATGCACCACAAGGACTTCAAGGAGCACCTGCGTCGTTTCCGCCTGAAGAGCCGCACCTGGGCGGGGGAGAAGAGCAAGCGGGAACTCTACAGCCGCCTCAAGAACTGCTAG